In Vespa crabro chromosome 14, iyVesCrab1.2, whole genome shotgun sequence, the following are encoded in one genomic region:
- the LOC124429239 gene encoding uncharacterized protein LOC124429239 isoform X1, whose translation MDLVVDKENNRKKITLSWENVTVSVNDHKQTFLQSVWSDIRSGSRIRKLELLKKVSGYAESNNMIAIMGPSGAGKTTLLSTIAKKIQPTCGSIRINGLDVSDIIMSQISSYMDQCNAMSVDLTSREHLLFMCALKMDKNKSYRERSDRTDKLLNEFGLHECKNNLITKLSAGERKRLFLISELVARPKIIFLDEPTTDLDSLTAMNIIEMLKLISIKDTLVICTIHQPGMAMYNLFTHIVLLADGRNVFSGSIEDVKPFFESLGFRCPAGIDQSEYHISILSQHDPMKSTEEQSLKISEAFLQSSYYKLPAIEKDSKENIQTNLCNKPGQLKQLFWLLWRIYKKKKRTFFSDNLSWISFLISMIAVSLFFYGNNTNTQKGMQNVRGALYMMTSEIIFTVAYSVIYELPSDIINYLRETSIYGPGVYYIATFIGLIPKSIMKSFMFTLSIVLTLHNNIYWNDILYYCLSTTLGAICGTAYGMMMSSWTMNINLTTIIMVPIDMIFLLTAGIFYNLRSLPTYLRYIKYLSIFYYINECLSIIYWSHVDKIEEGKRDILDCELGEGLPCLENGTEVLYEYGYNGSNFILDLCGMIILTIVMSIVGYFGVKRTRRLLFDKMDPALPSPSSSGHVTRTNQECWTDEEDMFLFILIKNRIEIMHPTSSAETKAQLWIEVEERLNKKYKKRRDINCVKERWEKLKSLAKLDVYTFLSKIKKKLPRNTSYRPSNFNLQIWKLLKPHKMKQGESDDANEYTAYISSFEFPNEINILLDNLIRMSDIVFDPNFSSSSSSTISERSRSLSPPRTMSPVVNTSYRSRSVQPAVNSYMTYEDLTLLSDEENEARRISRMETKRSLLSDLRSLSIDQVPERLLLMNKSWESNLRNVSSFNPNDRWIRLIQSDLRREDLTGATDEFEKEMYRPETSRTEPSRTAPSSSRQPRAEPSSIEPSGAGPSRTESSRTEPSRTEPSRIEPSRIEPSNIEPSKTETSRAEPSRAEPSRAKPMRAKLIRTKPIDIELPPFDDASGYLKEFNVRTSDDSNEERSPQRARCAELKIEPRRSTDQLSSSNITWVVLRESQITMVDNPNEERGAQSQPRIEPTDQSNNQLSSSNITWVVLKESHVTTVDDPNEERGTQSQLRTEPTNQSNRQWFYSNEKWIHLKESNVAPMDDSGEKQTSPILLENEPVYRSDARFLSTSDKIKESDIRTRDDNETRQMQRTHWNESNQQFVRSLYPGERWIRLRETDKSTSDDSGEERRIRAIQRNELLFQSDVAVFHSPSKRIKLKDLEEQDSSILKDNVRERRTSQELKIHPALLSGVKPFQPTDNWIELSETDVMTGDSSESSEHIREVRGTFRIDPSSYTDAQPTDKCAKYKESNVKTSDDSSEEKTTSTASRTESIYYSDDSCVSEAWITIRAPDGSIEAIPMDSARIVAEKVQRVPKKSLSTRTSVQPYYPESWLRIKESLIREKKESRRSLSSPPHVQSYHPIPLPRTRKSIIRESDVFMKPADSDIRPAPRALPRLPRDIPARTIDSNIEVRPGPSSARKLVSPPRVQPYYPDSWIRIRESPTWNRGIRRTDNEIEVKPARRLLSNLPDVQPYYSESWTRMMEPSIRERNIRSSINESEIRSSSRNLSTQHRVLFSDKHVRIREPDIRERSPMRQTSSSTDSRSSTRAETGRHDVRFNKRRETDIREDDHFVRTDYRSQQFTEQIFAEEEHLRRLNVLRAQESEIFLLETELLENQIHIQRMESNLETIQMRKRVALSEYKMAELKEMMVEMNISDYKSQARMTGDPGSGANRGTGGAGSIRAAGGAFGQMEIAHEEQFFYNQQREQIRKLREGIRDEIAFHEEQIRRHQEAIERHNARMSEIHNPPEEQ comes from the exons ATGGACTTGGTtgttgataaagaaaataatcgaaaaaagatTACATTGTCATGGGAAAATGTGACGGTTAGCGTAAATGATCACAAACAAACTTTCCTACAATCTGTTTGGTCTGATATTAGAAGTGGATCGCGTATTagaaaattagaattattaaagaaag TGTCCGGTTATGCAGAAAGTAATAACATGATTGCTATAATGGGACCAAG tGGCGCCGGAAAGACTACTTTGTTAAGTACGATtgcaaaaaaaattcaacCGACTTGTGGTAGTATCAGAATTAATGGATTAGATGTTTCCGATATTATTATGTCACAAATTTCGAGTTACATGGATCAATGTAATGCAATGTCTGTTGATCTTACATCTAGAGAACATCTTTTGTTtatg tGTGCActaaaaatggataaaaacaAGAGTTATCGTGAAAGAAGTGATAGAACTGACAaacttttaaatgaatttgGATTACatgaatgtaaaaataatttaataacaaagTTGTCAGCTGGCGAGAGGAAACGATTATTTCTAATCTCGGAATTAGTTGCTAGacctaaaattatttttttagatGAGCCTACAAcag atcttgATAGTCTCACAGCAATGAACATTATagaaatgttaaaattaatatcaattaaggATACTTTGGTCATTTGCACTATTCATCAGCCAGGAATGGCAATGTATAATTTGTTTACACATATTGTTTTATTGGCTGATGGTAGAAATGTTTTTTCTGGTAGTATTGAAGATGTCAAGCCGTTTTTCGAAag tcTAGGATTCAGATGTCCAGCTGGTATAGATCAATCGGAATATCACATAAGTATTTTGTCTCAACATGATCCAATGAAATCGACCGAAGAacaatctttaaaaatatccgAAGCATTTTTACAATCGTCTTATTACAAATTACCTGCCATTGAGAAAGattctaaagaaaatatacaaacGAATTTATGCAA caAACCAGGACAATTGAAACAACTTTTTTGGTTACTTTggagaatttataaaaaaaagaagaggacatTTTTTTCTGATAATTTATCGTGGATATCTTTCttg atatctaTGATCGCTGTAAGTCTATTTTTTTAtggtaataatactaatacgcAGAAAGGAATGCAAAATGTTAGAGGAGCATTATACATGATGACgtctgaaataatatttacagttGCTTATTCAGTAATATACGAATTACCAtcagatataattaattatcttcgtGAAACTTCAATCTATGGTCCAGGTGTTTATTACATTGCTACTTTTAttggattg atACCAAAATCTATAATGAAATCCTTTATGTTTACATTGTCAATAGTTTTGACATTgcataataacatttattggaacgatattttatattattgtctttCAACGACATTAGGTGCTATTTGTGGTACTGCTTATGGTATGATGATGTCAAGTTGgacaatgaatattaatttaacgacaataattatggTACCAATcgatatgatttttcttttaaccgccggtatattttataatctgaG aaGTTTACCAACTTATttgagatatataaaatatttgtcaatattttattacatcaaCGAATGTCTCTCAATAATTTATTGGTCTCACGTTGATAAAATtg AGGAAGGTAAACGTGATATTTTAGATTGTGAACTAGGCGAAGGATTACCATGTTTAGAAAATGGAACGGAAGTTTTATATGAGTATGGTTATAATGGGTCCAACTTTATCTTGGATTTATGTGGAATGATAATCTTAACAATCGTCATGTCTATCGTTGGATACTTTGGAGTTAAAAGAACCAGAAGA TTATTATTTGACAAAATGGATCCAGCGTTACCGTCGCCATCATCATCAGGACATGTTACACGAACGAACCAAGAATGTTGGACGGATGAAGAGGATATGTTTTTATTCATCCTTATAAAGAATCGTATCGAAATAATGCACCCTACATCCAGTGCAGAAACGAAGGCACAATTATGGATAGAAGTGGAAGAAcgtttaaacaaaaaatacaaaaaaaggagagacatAAACTGCGTTAAGGAACGTTGGGAAAAGTTGAAGAGTTTGGCAAAACTCGATGTTTATACGTTTCTATCGAAG atCAAAAAAAAGTTACCACGTAACACGAGCTATCGTCCATCGAATTTCAATTTGCAAATTTGGAAATTGTTAAAGCCCCATAAGATGAAGCAGGGGGAGTCCGATGATGCGAACGAGTATACCGCATACATATCCAGTTTCGAATTTCCCAATgagattaatatattattggacAATTTAATAAGAATGAGCGATATCGTGTTCGATCCAAATTTTTCTAGTTCGTCTTCCTCCACTATATCGGAAAGAAGTCGTAGCCTAAGTCCTCCAAGAACGATGTCCCCTGTAGTCAATACATCGTATAGATCTAGATCGGTCCAACCTGCGGTCAATAGTTATATGACATATGAAGATTTGACACTATTATCCGATGAAGAAAACGAAGCCCGTAGAATTTCGAGAATGGAAACAAAAAGATCATTGTTATCAGATCTAAGATCATTGTCGATCGATCAAGTACCAGAAAGACTATTACTAATGAACAAATCATGGGAGTCAAATCTACGTAATg tatCATCGTTTAATCCCAACGATAGATGGATAAGATTAATACAATCTGATCTAAGGAGAGAAGATCTTACAGGAGCGACCGATGAgttcgaaaaagaaatgtatcgaCCAGAGACATCGAGGACCGAACCATCGAGGACTGCACCATCGAGCAGCCGACAACCGAGGGCCGAACCATCGAGTATCGAACCATCGGGGGCCGGACCATCGAGAACCGAATCATCAAGGACCGAACCATCGAGGACAGAACCATCGAGAATCGAACCATCGAGAATCGAACCATCGAATATCGAACCATCGAAAACTGAAACATCAAGGGCCGAACCATCGAGGGCCGAACCATCGAGGGCCAAACCAATGAGGGCCAAACTAATAAGGACCAAACCAATAGATATCGAACTACCTCCATttgatg ATGCATCGGGTTACCTGAAAGAATTTAATGTAAGAACGtctgacgatagtaacgaagaAAGATCACCCCAGAGAGCAAGGTGTGCCGAATTAAAAATCGAACCACGTCGATCTactg atcAACTGTCTAGTTCCAACATTACGTGGGTTGTATTAAGAGAATCTCAGATAACAATGGTTGATAATCCTAACGAAGAAAGAGGGGCGCAATCGCAACCTAGGATCGAACCAACTGATCAatctaata atCAACTGTCTAGTTCCAACATTACGTGGGTTGTATTAAAAGAATCTCATGTGACAACGGTTGATGATCCTAATGAAGAAAGAGGAACGCAATCGCAACTGAGAACCGAACCAACTAATCAatctaata gaCAATGGTTTTATTCAAACGAGAAATGGATACATTTAAAAGAATCCAATGTAGCACCGATGGATGATAGTGGCGAAAAACAAACATCGCCAATATTATTAGAGAACGAACCAGTTTATCGATctgatg CACGATTCCTTTCAACtagcgataaaataaaagaatctgATATAAGAACGAGAGATGATAACGAAACAAGACAAATGCAAAGAACACATTGGAACGAATCAAATCAACAatttg tACGCTCACTTTATCCCGGCGAAAGATGGATTAGACTAAGAGAAACTGATAAATCAACGAGCGATGATAgtggagaagaaagaagaatccgTGCCATACAGAGGAACGAACTATTATTCCAATctgatg TAGCAGTGTTCCATTCCCCCAGTAAAcggattaaattaaaagatttagAAGAACAAGATTCATCAATATTGAAGGAtaatgtaagagaaagaagaacatcACAAGAATTGAAAATACATCCAGCCCTGCTTAGtggtg taaaacCGTTTCAACCCACTGATAACTGGATTGAATTAAGTGAAACCGATGTAATGACAGGAGATTCTTCAGAATCGAGCGAACATATCAGAGAAGTAAGAGGAACATTCAGAATCGACCCATCCTCGTATACtgatg cacaACCCACCGATAAATGTGCTAAATATAAAGAATCTAATGTAAAAACGAGCGACGATAGTTCCGAAGAGAAAACAACGTCCACAGCATCAAGAACAGAATCAATTTATTACTCTGATG attCATGCGTTTCCGAAGCATGGATTACAATAAGAGCACCCGATGGATCGATAGAAGCAATTCCTATGGATTCGGCCCGTATTGTAGCTGAAAAAGTTCAAAGAGTACCAAAGAAAAGTTTATCTACTCGAACTAgtg TACAACCGTATTATCCCGAATCATGGCTTAGGATAAAAGAATCTCttataagggaaaaaaaagaatcaaggAGGTCCTTATCAAGCCCTCCtcatg TACAATCGTATCACCCGATACCACTGCCTAGAACAAGAAAGTCTATTATAAGGGAATCAGATGTATTTATGAAACCGGCCGATAGTGATATTAGACCAGCACCAAGGGCTTTACCAAGGTTACCTcgtg ATATTCCTGCGAGAACAATCGATAGTAATATAGAAGTAAGACCAGGACCTTCATCAGCAAGGAAATTAGTGAGCCCACCtcgtg tACAACCGTACTATCCGGATTCGTGGATTAGAATAAGAGAATCTCCTACTTGGAATAGAGGAATCAGAAGGACCGATAATGAAATCGAAGTAAAACCAGCACGAAGGCTCTTATCAAACTTACcagatg taCAACCATATTATTCGGAATCGTGGACTAGAATGATGGAACCttctataagagaaagaaatataagatcGTCCATAAATGAATCCGAAATAAGATCATCGTCGAGGAACTTATCAACTCAACAtcgtg tacTTTTCTCGGATAAACATGTTAGAATAAGAGAACCTGATATAAGGGAAAGATCACCTATGAGACAAACTAGTAGTTCTACTGATTCAAGATCATCGACGAGGGCCGAAACAGGCCGACatgatg tacgttttaataaaagaaggGAGACCGATATAAGAGAAGATGATCATTTTGTAAGAACTGATTATCGTTCCCAACAATTCACGGAACAAATTTTCGCCGAGGAAGAACATTTAAGAAGATTAAATGTATTGAGAGCCCAGGAgagcgaaatatttttattagagaCCGAACTTCTAGAAAATCAAATTCATATTCAACGAATGGAAAGCAATCTCGAAACGATACAAATGCGAAAACGAGTTGCTTTGAGCGAATATAAAATGGCGGAACTGAAGGAGATGATGGTCGAGATGAATATATCCGATTACAAAAG TCAAGCGAGAATGACTGGCGACCCTGGTTCTGGTGCAAACAGAGGCACTGGCGGTGCTGGTTCTATCCGAGCAGCTGGAGGGGCTTTTGGACAAATGGAAATTGCTCATGAAGAACAATTCTTTTATAATCAG CAAAGGGAACAGATAAGAAAGTTGAGAGAAGGTATTCGCGACGAAATTGCTTTTCATGAGGAACAAATCCGCCGTCATCAAGAAGCTATTGAACGTCATAATGCAAGAATGAGTGAAATACATAATCCTCCTgaagaacaataa
- the LOC124429239 gene encoding uncharacterized protein LOC124429239 isoform X9: MDLVVDKENNRKKITLSWENVTVSVNDHKQTFLQSVWSDIRSGSRIRKLELLKKVSGYAESNNMIAIMGPSGAGKTTLLSTIAKKIQPTCGSIRINGLDVSDIIMSQISSYMDQCNAMSVDLTSREHLLFMCALKMDKNKSYRERSDRTDKLLNEFGLHECKNNLITKLSAGERKRLFLISELVARPKIIFLDEPTTDLDSLTAMNIIEMLKLISIKDTLVICTIHQPGMAMYNLFTHIVLLADGRNVFSGSIEDVKPFFESLGFRCPAGIDQSEYHISILSQHDPMKSTEEQSLKISEAFLQSSYYKLPAIEKDSKENIQTNLCNKPGQLKQLFWLLWRIYKKKKRTFFSDNLSWISFLISMIAVSLFFYGNNTNTQKGMQNVRGALYMMTSEIIFTVAYSVIYELPSDIINYLRETSIYGPGVYYIATFIGLIPKSIMKSFMFTLSIVLTLHNNIYWNDILYYCLSTTLGAICGTAYGMMMSSWTMNINLTTIIMVPIDMIFLLTAGIFYNLRSLPTYLRYIKYLSIFYYINECLSIIYWSHVDKIEEGKRDILDCELGEGLPCLENGTEVLYEYGYNGSNFILDLCGMIILTIVMSIVGYFGVKRTRRLLFDKMDPALPSPSSSGHVTRTNQECWTDEEDMFLFILIKNRIEIMHPTSSAETKAQLWIEVEERLNKKYKKRRDINCVKERWEKLKSLAKLDVYTFLSKIKKKLPRNTSYRPSNFNLQIWKLLKPHKMKQGESDDANEYTAYISSFEFPNEINILLDNLIRMSDIVFDPNFSSSSSSTISERSRSLSPPRTMSPVVNTSYRSRSVQPAVNSYMTYEDLTLLSDEENEARRISRMETKRSLLSDLRSLSIDQVPERLLLMNKSWESNLRNVSSFNPNDRWIRLIQSDLRREDLTGATDEFEKEMYRPETSRTEPSRTAPSSSRQPRAEPSSIEPSGAGPSRTESSRTEPSRTEPSRIEPSRIEPSNIEPSKTETSRAEPSRAEPSRAKPMRAKLIRTKPIDIELPPFDDASGYLKEFNVRTSDDSNEERSPQRARCAELKIEPRRSTDQLSSSNITWVVLRESQITMVDNPNEERGAQSQPRIEPTDQSNRQWFYSNEKWIHLKESNVAPMDDSGEKQTSPILLENEPVYRSDARFLSTSDKIKESDIRTRDDNETRQMQRTHWNESNQQFVRSLYPGERWIRLRETDKSTSDDSGEERRIRAIQRNELLFQSDVAVFHSPSKRIKLKDLEEQDSSILKDNVRERRTSQELKIHPALLSGVKPFQPTDNWIELSETDVMTGDSSESSEHIREVRGTFRIDPSSYTDAQPTDKCAKYKESNVKTSDDSSEEKTTSTASRTESIYYSDDSCVSEAWITIRAPDGSIEAIPMDSARIVAEKVQRVPKKSLSTRTSVQPYYPESWLRIKESLIREKKESRRSLSSPPHVQSYHPIPLPRTRKSIIRESDVFMKPADSDIRPAPRALPRLPRDIPARTIDSNIEVRPGPSSARKLVSPPRVQPYYPDSWIRIRESPTWNRGIRRTDNEIEVKPARRLLSNLPDVQPYYSESWTRMMEPSIRERNIRSSINESEIRSSSRNLSTQHRVLFSDKHVRIREPDIRERSPMRQTSSSTDSRSSTRAETGRHDVRFNKRRETDIREDDHFVRTDYRSQQFTEQIFAEEEHLRRLNVLRAQESEIFLLETELLENQIHIQRMESNLETIQMRKRVALSEYKMAELKEMMVEMNISDYKSQARMTGDPGSGANRGTGGAGSIRAAGGAFGQMEIAHEEQFFYNQQREQIRKLREGIRDEIAFHEEQIRRHQEAIERHNARMSEIHNPPEEQ; this comes from the exons ATGGACTTGGTtgttgataaagaaaataatcgaaaaaagatTACATTGTCATGGGAAAATGTGACGGTTAGCGTAAATGATCACAAACAAACTTTCCTACAATCTGTTTGGTCTGATATTAGAAGTGGATCGCGTATTagaaaattagaattattaaagaaag TGTCCGGTTATGCAGAAAGTAATAACATGATTGCTATAATGGGACCAAG tGGCGCCGGAAAGACTACTTTGTTAAGTACGATtgcaaaaaaaattcaacCGACTTGTGGTAGTATCAGAATTAATGGATTAGATGTTTCCGATATTATTATGTCACAAATTTCGAGTTACATGGATCAATGTAATGCAATGTCTGTTGATCTTACATCTAGAGAACATCTTTTGTTtatg tGTGCActaaaaatggataaaaacaAGAGTTATCGTGAAAGAAGTGATAGAACTGACAaacttttaaatgaatttgGATTACatgaatgtaaaaataatttaataacaaagTTGTCAGCTGGCGAGAGGAAACGATTATTTCTAATCTCGGAATTAGTTGCTAGacctaaaattatttttttagatGAGCCTACAAcag atcttgATAGTCTCACAGCAATGAACATTATagaaatgttaaaattaatatcaattaaggATACTTTGGTCATTTGCACTATTCATCAGCCAGGAATGGCAATGTATAATTTGTTTACACATATTGTTTTATTGGCTGATGGTAGAAATGTTTTTTCTGGTAGTATTGAAGATGTCAAGCCGTTTTTCGAAag tcTAGGATTCAGATGTCCAGCTGGTATAGATCAATCGGAATATCACATAAGTATTTTGTCTCAACATGATCCAATGAAATCGACCGAAGAacaatctttaaaaatatccgAAGCATTTTTACAATCGTCTTATTACAAATTACCTGCCATTGAGAAAGattctaaagaaaatatacaaacGAATTTATGCAA caAACCAGGACAATTGAAACAACTTTTTTGGTTACTTTggagaatttataaaaaaaagaagaggacatTTTTTTCTGATAATTTATCGTGGATATCTTTCttg atatctaTGATCGCTGTAAGTCTATTTTTTTAtggtaataatactaatacgcAGAAAGGAATGCAAAATGTTAGAGGAGCATTATACATGATGACgtctgaaataatatttacagttGCTTATTCAGTAATATACGAATTACCAtcagatataattaattatcttcgtGAAACTTCAATCTATGGTCCAGGTGTTTATTACATTGCTACTTTTAttggattg atACCAAAATCTATAATGAAATCCTTTATGTTTACATTGTCAATAGTTTTGACATTgcataataacatttattggaacgatattttatattattgtctttCAACGACATTAGGTGCTATTTGTGGTACTGCTTATGGTATGATGATGTCAAGTTGgacaatgaatattaatttaacgacaataattatggTACCAATcgatatgatttttcttttaaccgccggtatattttataatctgaG aaGTTTACCAACTTATttgagatatataaaatatttgtcaatattttattacatcaaCGAATGTCTCTCAATAATTTATTGGTCTCACGTTGATAAAATtg AGGAAGGTAAACGTGATATTTTAGATTGTGAACTAGGCGAAGGATTACCATGTTTAGAAAATGGAACGGAAGTTTTATATGAGTATGGTTATAATGGGTCCAACTTTATCTTGGATTTATGTGGAATGATAATCTTAACAATCGTCATGTCTATCGTTGGATACTTTGGAGTTAAAAGAACCAGAAGA TTATTATTTGACAAAATGGATCCAGCGTTACCGTCGCCATCATCATCAGGACATGTTACACGAACGAACCAAGAATGTTGGACGGATGAAGAGGATATGTTTTTATTCATCCTTATAAAGAATCGTATCGAAATAATGCACCCTACATCCAGTGCAGAAACGAAGGCACAATTATGGATAGAAGTGGAAGAAcgtttaaacaaaaaatacaaaaaaaggagagacatAAACTGCGTTAAGGAACGTTGGGAAAAGTTGAAGAGTTTGGCAAAACTCGATGTTTATACGTTTCTATCGAAG atCAAAAAAAAGTTACCACGTAACACGAGCTATCGTCCATCGAATTTCAATTTGCAAATTTGGAAATTGTTAAAGCCCCATAAGATGAAGCAGGGGGAGTCCGATGATGCGAACGAGTATACCGCATACATATCCAGTTTCGAATTTCCCAATgagattaatatattattggacAATTTAATAAGAATGAGCGATATCGTGTTCGATCCAAATTTTTCTAGTTCGTCTTCCTCCACTATATCGGAAAGAAGTCGTAGCCTAAGTCCTCCAAGAACGATGTCCCCTGTAGTCAATACATCGTATAGATCTAGATCGGTCCAACCTGCGGTCAATAGTTATATGACATATGAAGATTTGACACTATTATCCGATGAAGAAAACGAAGCCCGTAGAATTTCGAGAATGGAAACAAAAAGATCATTGTTATCAGATCTAAGATCATTGTCGATCGATCAAGTACCAGAAAGACTATTACTAATGAACAAATCATGGGAGTCAAATCTACGTAATg tatCATCGTTTAATCCCAACGATAGATGGATAAGATTAATACAATCTGATCTAAGGAGAGAAGATCTTACAGGAGCGACCGATGAgttcgaaaaagaaatgtatcgaCCAGAGACATCGAGGACCGAACCATCGAGGACTGCACCATCGAGCAGCCGACAACCGAGGGCCGAACCATCGAGTATCGAACCATCGGGGGCCGGACCATCGAGAACCGAATCATCAAGGACCGAACCATCGAGGACAGAACCATCGAGAATCGAACCATCGAGAATCGAACCATCGAATATCGAACCATCGAAAACTGAAACATCAAGGGCCGAACCATCGAGGGCCGAACCATCGAGGGCCAAACCAATGAGGGCCAAACTAATAAGGACCAAACCAATAGATATCGAACTACCTCCATttgatg ATGCATCGGGTTACCTGAAAGAATTTAATGTAAGAACGtctgacgatagtaacgaagaAAGATCACCCCAGAGAGCAAGGTGTGCCGAATTAAAAATCGAACCACGTCGATCTactg atcAACTGTCTAGTTCCAACATTACGTGGGTTGTATTAAGAGAATCTCAGATAACAATGGTTGATAATCCTAACGAAGAAAGAGGGGCGCAATCGCAACCTAGGATCGAACCAACTGATCAatctaata gaCAATGGTTTTATTCAAACGAGAAATGGATACATTTAAAAGAATCCAATGTAGCACCGATGGATGATAGTGGCGAAAAACAAACATCGCCAATATTATTAGAGAACGAACCAGTTTATCGATctgatg CACGATTCCTTTCAACtagcgataaaataaaagaatctgATATAAGAACGAGAGATGATAACGAAACAAGACAAATGCAAAGAACACATTGGAACGAATCAAATCAACAatttg tACGCTCACTTTATCCCGGCGAAAGATGGATTAGACTAAGAGAAACTGATAAATCAACGAGCGATGATAgtggagaagaaagaagaatccgTGCCATACAGAGGAACGAACTATTATTCCAATctgatg TAGCAGTGTTCCATTCCCCCAGTAAAcggattaaattaaaagatttagAAGAACAAGATTCATCAATATTGAAGGAtaatgtaagagaaagaagaacatcACAAGAATTGAAAATACATCCAGCCCTGCTTAGtggtg taaaacCGTTTCAACCCACTGATAACTGGATTGAATTAAGTGAAACCGATGTAATGACAGGAGATTCTTCAGAATCGAGCGAACATATCAGAGAAGTAAGAGGAACATTCAGAATCGACCCATCCTCGTATACtgatg cacaACCCACCGATAAATGTGCTAAATATAAAGAATCTAATGTAAAAACGAGCGACGATAGTTCCGAAGAGAAAACAACGTCCACAGCATCAAGAACAGAATCAATTTATTACTCTGATG attCATGCGTTTCCGAAGCATGGATTACAATAAGAGCACCCGATGGATCGATAGAAGCAATTCCTATGGATTCGGCCCGTATTGTAGCTGAAAAAGTTCAAAGAGTACCAAAGAAAAGTTTATCTACTCGAACTAgtg TACAACCGTATTATCCCGAATCATGGCTTAGGATAAAAGAATCTCttataagggaaaaaaaagaatcaaggAGGTCCTTATCAAGCCCTCCtcatg TACAATCGTATCACCCGATACCACTGCCTAGAACAAGAAAGTCTATTATAAGGGAATCAGATGTATTTATGAAACCGGCCGATAGTGATATTAGACCAGCACCAAGGGCTTTACCAAGGTTACCTcgtg ATATTCCTGCGAGAACAATCGATAGTAATATAGAAGTAAGACCAGGACCTTCATCAGCAAGGAAATTAGTGAGCCCACCtcgtg tACAACCGTACTATCCGGATTCGTGGATTAGAATAAGAGAATCTCCTACTTGGAATAGAGGAATCAGAAGGACCGATAATGAAATCGAAGTAAAACCAGCACGAAGGCTCTTATCAAACTTACcagatg taCAACCATATTATTCGGAATCGTGGACTAGAATGATGGAACCttctataagagaaagaaatataagatcGTCCATAAATGAATCCGAAATAAGATCATCGTCGAGGAACTTATCAACTCAACAtcgtg tacTTTTCTCGGATAAACATGTTAGAATAAGAGAACCTGATATAAGGGAAAGATCACCTATGAGACAAACTAGTAGTTCTACTGATTCAAGATCATCGACGAGGGCCGAAACAGGCCGACatgatg tacgttttaataaaagaaggGAGACCGATATAAGAGAAGATGATCATTTTGTAAGAACTGATTATCGTTCCCAACAATTCACGGAACAAATTTTCGCCGAGGAAGAACATTTAAGAAGATTAAATGTATTGAGAGCCCAGGAgagcgaaatatttttattagagaCCGAACTTCTAGAAAATCAAATTCATATTCAACGAATGGAAAGCAATCTCGAAACGATACAAATGCGAAAACGAGTTGCTTTGAGCGAATATAAAATGGCGGAACTGAAGGAGATGATGGTCGAGATGAATATATCCGATTACAAAAG TCAAGCGAGAATGACTGGCGACCCTGGTTCTGGTGCAAACAGAGGCACTGGCGGTGCTGGTTCTATCCGAGCAGCTGGAGGGGCTTTTGGACAAATGGAAATTGCTCATGAAGAACAATTCTTTTATAATCAG CAAAGGGAACAGATAAGAAAGTTGAGAGAAGGTATTCGCGACGAAATTGCTTTTCATGAGGAACAAATCCGCCGTCATCAAGAAGCTATTGAACGTCATAATGCAAGAATGAGTGAAATACATAATCCTCCTgaagaacaataa